A region from the Sphingomonas sp. S2-65 genome encodes:
- a CDS encoding Hsp33 family molecular chaperone HslO yields MTSTAPVHDTDRVIGFTLPDSHARGRMVRLGSALEQILSAHNYPAPIEAILTEAVTLAALLGSTLKNGEGQLTIQAQTQRGVVKLLVCDYKSGELRGYVQYDAERLSRLGKKPSMKSLFNEGYLAVTFDQTTSGERYQGIVPLDGDSLAEAAQSYFFQSEQIPSLIRLQHRRIADGTVVAGGLFLQHLPEGEVGRERLHVRLDHPEWAGVEALASTMGIDELGDASIPLENLVWRLFNEEREVRLLGGTDLVRGCRCSAEYYRGVLTKFPADERAEMADEQGMISVDCAFCSKVFPLALDEFVSPTL; encoded by the coding sequence ATGACCAGCACTGCTCCCGTCCACGATACCGACCGCGTGATCGGCTTCACCTTGCCCGACTCCCATGCGCGCGGGCGGATGGTCCGGCTGGGATCGGCGCTGGAGCAGATCCTGTCGGCGCATAACTATCCCGCGCCGATCGAGGCGATCCTGACCGAGGCGGTGACGCTGGCGGCGCTGCTGGGATCGACTCTGAAGAACGGCGAGGGCCAGCTGACCATCCAGGCGCAGACCCAGCGCGGCGTCGTCAAGCTGCTGGTGTGCGACTATAAGAGCGGCGAGCTGCGCGGATACGTCCAGTATGATGCCGAGCGGCTGAGCCGGCTGGGCAAGAAGCCGTCGATGAAGTCGCTGTTCAACGAAGGCTATCTGGCCGTGACGTTCGACCAGACGACCAGCGGCGAGCGCTACCAGGGCATCGTGCCGCTGGACGGCGACAGCCTGGCGGAAGCGGCGCAAAGCTACTTCTTCCAGTCCGAGCAGATCCCGAGCCTCATCCGGCTCCAGCACCGCCGGATCGCCGACGGCACGGTGGTCGCAGGTGGCCTGTTCCTTCAGCACCTGCCCGAGGGCGAAGTCGGCCGCGAGCGGCTGCACGTGCGGCTGGATCATCCCGAATGGGCCGGCGTGGAAGCGCTGGCCAGCACCATGGGTATCGACGAGCTCGGCGACGCGTCGATCCCGCTCGAGAATCTGGTGTGGCGCCTGTTCAACGAAGAACGCGAAGTGCGCTTGCTGGGCGGGACCGACCTGGTGCGCGGATGCCGGTGCAGCGCCGAATATTATCGCGGCGTGCTCACCAAGTTCCCGGCCGACGAGCGCGCGGAGATGGCGGACGAGCAGGGTATGATCAGCGTGGATTGCGCCTTTTGTTCCAAGGTCTTCCCGCTGGCGCTCGACGAATTCGTGTCGCCGACATTGTAA
- the argF gene encoding ornithine carbamoyltransferase, which produces MTEPRHFLDLSDAGGDGVAAMLADALQRKDARRGWTKGRVDADAPLAGHVLAMIFEKNSTRTRVSFDMAIRQLGGTSIVMDAGSMQIGRGESIADTARVLSGYVDAIMIRTDDHQKLVDMARYASVPVINGLTDASHPCQIMADLLTIIESGKALPGLKVAWLGDGNNVLASIMEAGGLMQFDVVAACPQGFQPSEADVARGKGRARVVGSAREAVEGADIIVTDTWISMGQDHAETKLAAMMPFQVDEALMAQAKPDAKFLHCLPAHRGEEVVDAVIDGPQSLIWSEAENRLHAQKSVLRWVFGQIG; this is translated from the coding sequence ATGACTGAGCCGCGCCACTTTCTCGATCTGAGCGATGCCGGGGGTGACGGCGTCGCGGCGATGCTGGCGGATGCGTTGCAGCGCAAGGATGCGCGCAGGGGCTGGACGAAGGGCCGGGTGGACGCCGACGCGCCGCTGGCCGGGCATGTGCTGGCCATGATCTTCGAGAAGAACTCGACGCGGACCCGGGTGTCGTTCGACATGGCGATCCGGCAGCTGGGCGGGACTTCGATCGTGATGGACGCGGGGTCGATGCAGATCGGGCGGGGCGAGAGCATCGCCGACACTGCGCGCGTCCTGTCGGGCTATGTCGACGCGATCATGATCCGCACCGACGACCACCAGAAGCTGGTCGACATGGCGCGCTATGCCTCGGTGCCGGTCATCAACGGGCTGACCGACGCGTCGCATCCCTGCCAGATCATGGCCGACCTGCTGACGATCATCGAGAGCGGCAAGGCGCTGCCGGGCCTCAAGGTGGCGTGGCTGGGCGACGGCAACAACGTGCTCGCATCGATCATGGAAGCCGGCGGGCTGATGCAGTTCGACGTGGTCGCCGCGTGCCCGCAGGGGTTCCAGCCGAGCGAGGCCGATGTCGCGCGCGGCAAGGGCCGGGCGCGGGTGGTCGGCAGCGCGCGCGAGGCGGTCGAGGGGGCGGACATCATCGTCACCGACACCTGGATCTCGATGGGGCAGGACCATGCCGAAACCAAGCTGGCGGCGATGATGCCGTTCCAGGTGGACGAGGCGCTGATGGCGCAGGCCAAGCCGGATGCGAAGTTCCTCCACTGCCTGCCCGCGCACCGCGGCGAGGAAGTGGTCGACGCGGTGATCGACGGGCCGCAGTCGCTGATCTGGAGCGAAGCCGAGAACCGGCTGCACGCCCAGAAGTCAGTGCTGCGCTGGGTGTTCGGCCAGATCGGCTGA
- a CDS encoding aspartate aminotransferase family protein, whose amino-acid sequence MPITPLMPVYPRCGVRPVRGEGVYLYGERGERYLDFAAGIAVNALGHGHPHLVKAIAEQAATLMHVSNLYGSPQGEKLAQRIIDVSFADTVFFTNSGVEAIECAIKTARRYHYANGNPQRTKLITFKNAFHGRSLGAISATDQAKMRDGFEPLLPGFDYVAFNDLEGALAAIDDETAGFLVETVQGEGGMTAGTPAFITGLRKAADAHGLLLILDEIQCGYGRTGKMWAYEHYGIEPDIMTVAKGIGAGFPLGACLATEEAAKGMVIGTHGSTYGGNPLAMAAGQAVLDVMLEPDFLPNVERMGERLRQAFEQLIPNHDHLFEEIRGKGLMLGIKMKDTAVSRDFVAHLRDNHGLLTVAAGENVFRVLPPLVIDESHIAECVEKLSEGARTFAGPSDD is encoded by the coding sequence ATGCCGATCACTCCCCTCATGCCCGTCTATCCGCGGTGCGGGGTGCGTCCGGTGCGCGGCGAGGGCGTGTATCTGTATGGCGAGCGAGGGGAGCGCTATCTCGACTTCGCGGCCGGGATTGCGGTCAACGCGCTGGGCCATGGCCACCCGCATCTGGTGAAGGCGATCGCCGAGCAGGCCGCGACGCTGATGCACGTTTCCAACCTGTACGGCTCGCCGCAGGGCGAAAAGCTGGCGCAGCGGATCATCGACGTCAGCTTCGCCGACACGGTGTTCTTCACCAATTCGGGGGTCGAGGCGATCGAATGCGCGATCAAGACCGCGCGGCGCTATCATTATGCCAATGGCAACCCGCAGCGGACCAAGCTGATCACGTTCAAGAACGCGTTCCACGGGCGCTCGCTCGGCGCGATCTCGGCGACCGATCAGGCCAAGATGCGCGACGGCTTCGAGCCGCTGCTGCCGGGCTTCGATTATGTGGCGTTCAACGACCTGGAAGGTGCGCTGGCGGCGATCGATGACGAGACTGCGGGGTTCCTGGTCGAGACGGTGCAGGGCGAGGGCGGGATGACCGCGGGCACGCCCGCGTTCATCACCGGGCTGCGCAAGGCCGCCGACGCGCATGGCCTGTTGCTGATCCTCGACGAGATCCAGTGCGGCTATGGCCGGACCGGCAAGATGTGGGCCTATGAGCATTACGGCATCGAGCCCGACATCATGACGGTGGCCAAGGGCATCGGCGCGGGCTTCCCGCTGGGCGCGTGCCTGGCGACCGAGGAAGCCGCCAAGGGCATGGTGATCGGCACCCATGGGTCGACCTATGGCGGCAACCCGCTGGCGATGGCCGCGGGGCAGGCGGTGCTCGACGTGATGCTCGAGCCCGATTTCCTGCCGAACGTCGAGCGGATGGGCGAGCGGCTGCGCCAGGCCTTCGAGCAATTGATCCCGAACCACGATCATCTGTTCGAGGAGATCCGGGGCAAGGGGCTGATGCTGGGGATCAAGATGAAGGATACGGCGGTGAGCCGCGACTTCGTGGCGCATCTGCGCGACAATCACGGACTGCTGACCGTGGCGGCGGGCGAGAATGTGTTCCGCGTGCTGCCGCCGCTGGTGATCGACGAGAGCCATATCGCCGAATGCGTCGAAAAGCTGAGCGAGGGCGCGCGGACGTTTGCGGGGCCGAGCGATGACTGA
- a CDS encoding ABC transporter permease, which produces MTSQPPSGQTLPEPGVPVIRNINWGGLRTLYVKEVRRFFKVQLQTIWAPAVTTLMFLVIFTVALGGGGRMISLQGHQIHFADFIAPGLIVMGMLNNAFANASFSLLVGKIQGNIVDYLMPPLSTSELLAALVGGAVTRAFCVGGAVWLAMALWPGVHVTPAHLWAILWFGLLGSVFLALMGVLTSIWADKFDHAAAVTNFVVSPLTLLSGTFYSVDRLSPTFQAISHANPFFYIISGFRYGFLGVADSPVLLGTAVILGLDVVLAAICYTLIRKGWKLKS; this is translated from the coding sequence ATGACCAGCCAGCCCCCAAGCGGCCAAACGCTTCCCGAGCCGGGTGTCCCGGTAATCCGAAACATCAACTGGGGAGGCTTGCGTACTCTCTATGTGAAGGAGGTGCGCCGTTTCTTCAAGGTGCAGCTCCAGACGATCTGGGCGCCGGCGGTCACCACGCTGATGTTTCTGGTGATCTTCACCGTCGCGCTGGGCGGCGGCGGGCGGATGATCTCGCTCCAGGGGCATCAGATTCACTTCGCCGATTTCATCGCGCCGGGGCTGATCGTGATGGGGATGCTCAACAATGCGTTCGCCAATGCCAGCTTCTCGCTGCTGGTGGGCAAGATCCAGGGCAACATCGTCGATTATCTGATGCCGCCGCTTTCGACCTCGGAGCTGCTGGCGGCCTTGGTGGGCGGCGCGGTTACGCGGGCGTTCTGCGTCGGCGGGGCGGTGTGGCTCGCCATGGCGCTGTGGCCGGGCGTGCATGTGACGCCCGCGCATCTGTGGGCGATCCTGTGGTTCGGGCTGCTGGGATCGGTGTTCCTGGCGCTGATGGGAGTGCTGACCTCGATCTGGGCGGACAAGTTCGATCATGCTGCGGCAGTGACCAACTTCGTCGTGTCGCCGCTGACTTTGCTGTCGGGCACTTTCTATTCGGTCGACCGGCTGTCGCCGACGTTCCAGGCGATCAGCCATGCGAACCCGTTCTTCTACATCATCTCGGGCTTTCGCTACGGGTTCCTGGGGGTGGCGGATTCGCCGGTGCTGCTGGGGACGGCGGTGATCCTGGGGCTGGACGTGGTGCTGGCGGCGATCTGCTACACGCTGATCCGCAAGGGCTGGAAGCTGAAGAGCTGA
- a CDS encoding GcrA family cell cycle regulator, translating to MSWTEERIDALKKMWDNGSTATQIAEELGGVSRNAVIGKAHRLGLQSRPSPVKQNEAKAAAALIALTAAAAAAPEPAAVPAPPPPPPPAPKPAPVAEAAPAPRPARAAAPAPAPEAAADTDEDEADAPAAAPAPRPDGPVMRSVGPGGFVRQNPGEQAPPSTPAPPRRLVPAKPSEAIAGKTSLLDLNDRVCKWPLGHPGEPDFHFCGDKVNPGFPYCVAHCGHAYQAQLPRRDRRPAPPLPFGGAPRR from the coding sequence ATGAGCTGGACCGAAGAGCGTATCGATGCGCTGAAGAAGATGTGGGACAACGGGTCGACCGCCACCCAGATCGCCGAAGAGCTGGGCGGCGTCAGCCGCAACGCCGTGATCGGCAAGGCCCATCGCCTGGGCCTGCAGTCGCGCCCCAGCCCGGTGAAGCAGAACGAGGCGAAGGCCGCGGCCGCGCTCATCGCCCTGACCGCCGCCGCCGCGGCGGCGCCCGAGCCGGCCGCCGTGCCGGCCCCGCCGCCGCCCCCGCCACCCGCGCCCAAGCCCGCCCCGGTCGCCGAAGCCGCCCCGGCACCCCGCCCCGCGCGCGCTGCGGCGCCCGCTCCGGCGCCTGAGGCCGCAGCCGACACCGACGAAGACGAAGCGGACGCTCCGGCGGCTGCGCCGGCACCGCGTCCCGATGGTCCGGTGATGCGTTCGGTCGGCCCCGGCGGTTTCGTCCGCCAGAACCCGGGCGAGCAGGCCCCGCCGAGCACCCCCGCCCCGCCCCGCCGCCTGGTTCCGGCCAAGCCCAGCGAAGCGATCGCCGGCAAGACCAGCCTGCTCGACCTGAACGACCGTGTCTGCAAATGGCCGCTCGGCCATCCCGGCGAGCCCGACTTCCACTTCTGCGGCGACAAGGTGAATCCGGGCTTCCCCTATTGCGTCGCGCATTGCGGCCACGCCTACCAGGCCCAACTCCCCCGCCGCGACCGCCGTCCGGCCCCTCCCCTCCCCTTCGGCGGCGCCCCCCGCCGCTGA
- the parE gene encoding DNA topoisomerase IV subunit B has translation MSEDLFAAPGVPSGTYDASSIEVLEGLEPVRRRPGMYIGGTDERALHHLAAEVLDNAMDEAVAGHANRIEIHLAAGNRLTIVDNGRGMPIDPHPKFPDKSALEVILSMLHSGGKFSGKAYATSGGLHGVGISVVNALSTDTVIEVARDRQLYRQRFSRGQTLGPLEHLGATPNRRGTSVAFSPDAEIFGPEMIFKPARLYKLARSKAYLFAGVEIRWRCDPSLLTDDTPAEAVFQFPGGLADHLKEQIGNRECASSEFFSGQQDFPDGQGRVEWAVAWPLWSDGSYSWYCNTIPTPDGGTHEQGLRQALVRSMRSFGDLVGQKKAKDITADDVMVGSELMLSLFIREPQFQSQTKDRLTSPDATALVEKAVRDHFDHFLTDKMERGKALLSYVLERMDDRLRRKQEREVKRKTATSGRKLRLPGKLTDCAADSPEGTEMFIVEGDSAGGSAKQARDRKTQAILPIRGKILNVASATSAKIGANQEIADLTLALGCGTRKDCDPSQLRYERVIIMTDADVDGAHIATLLMTFFFQEMPDLVRRGHLYLAQPPLYRLTVGSKSLYARDDAHRIEIEKTAFKGKKVEVSRFKGLGEMNPSQLKETTMDPKTRGLLRVTLPQEYEERAGVKDLVDRLMGNNPAHRFAFIQENAARLDEEVIDA, from the coding sequence ATGTCCGAAGACCTGTTTGCCGCACCCGGCGTGCCCTCGGGCACCTATGACGCCTCCTCGATCGAAGTCCTTGAAGGCCTGGAGCCCGTCCGGCGGCGTCCGGGCATGTATATCGGCGGCACCGACGAGCGCGCGCTCCACCATCTCGCCGCCGAAGTGCTCGACAACGCCATGGACGAGGCGGTCGCCGGCCACGCCAACCGCATCGAGATCCATCTCGCCGCCGGCAACCGGCTGACGATCGTCGACAATGGCCGCGGCATGCCGATCGATCCGCACCCCAAATTCCCAGACAAGTCGGCGCTCGAAGTGATTCTCTCGATGCTCCACTCGGGCGGCAAGTTCAGCGGCAAGGCCTACGCCACCTCCGGCGGCCTCCACGGCGTCGGCATCAGCGTCGTCAACGCGCTGTCCACCGACACCGTCATCGAAGTCGCGCGCGACCGCCAGCTCTACCGCCAGCGCTTCAGCCGCGGCCAGACGCTGGGCCCGCTCGAACATCTCGGCGCGACGCCCAATCGCCGCGGCACCAGCGTCGCCTTCAGCCCCGACGCCGAGATTTTCGGCCCCGAGATGATCTTCAAGCCGGCGCGGCTCTACAAGCTCGCCCGCTCCAAGGCCTATCTGTTCGCCGGGGTCGAGATCCGCTGGCGCTGCGATCCCTCGCTGCTCACCGACGATACGCCGGCCGAGGCCGTGTTCCAGTTCCCCGGCGGCCTCGCCGACCATCTCAAGGAGCAGATCGGCAACCGCGAATGCGCGTCGTCCGAATTCTTCTCCGGGCAGCAGGATTTCCCCGACGGCCAGGGCCGGGTGGAATGGGCGGTCGCCTGGCCGCTCTGGTCCGACGGTTCGTATAGCTGGTATTGCAACACCATCCCCACCCCCGATGGCGGCACTCACGAACAGGGCCTGCGTCAGGCGCTGGTCCGCAGCATGCGCAGCTTCGGCGACTTGGTCGGCCAGAAAAAGGCCAAGGACATCACCGCCGACGACGTCATGGTCGGCTCCGAACTGATGCTCTCGCTGTTCATCCGCGAACCGCAATTCCAGTCGCAGACCAAGGACCGCCTCACCTCGCCCGACGCCACCGCGCTCGTCGAAAAGGCCGTGCGCGACCATTTCGACCATTTCCTCACCGACAAGATGGAGCGCGGCAAGGCGCTGCTTTCCTATGTGCTCGAGCGGATGGACGATCGCCTGCGCCGCAAGCAGGAACGCGAGGTCAAGCGCAAGACCGCGACCTCGGGCCGCAAGCTCCGCCTCCCCGGCAAGCTCACCGATTGCGCCGCCGACAGCCCCGAAGGTACCGAGATGTTCATCGTCGAGGGCGATTCGGCCGGCGGCTCGGCCAAGCAGGCGCGCGACCGCAAGACCCAGGCGATCCTGCCGATCCGCGGCAAGATCCTCAACGTCGCCAGCGCGACCAGCGCCAAGATCGGTGCCAATCAGGAAATCGCGGACCTCACCCTCGCCCTCGGCTGCGGCACCCGCAAGGACTGCGACCCCAGCCAACTGCGCTATGAGCGCGTCATCATCATGACCGACGCCGATGTCGACGGCGCGCATATCGCAACGCTGCTGATGACCTTCTTCTTCCAGGAAATGCCCGACCTCGTCCGCCGCGGGCACCTCTATCTCGCCCAGCCGCCGCTCTACCGCCTCACCGTCGGCTCCAAGAGCCTCTACGCCCGCGACGATGCGCACCGCATCGAGATCGAGAAGACCGCGTTCAAGGGCAAGAAGGTCGAAGTCAGCCGGTTCAAGGGCCTGGGCGAAATGAACCCCAGCCAGCTCAAGGAAACCACCATGGATCCCAAGACGCGCGGCCTGCTGCGCGTCACCCTGCCCCAGGAATATGAAGAGCGCGCAGGCGTGAAGGACCTGGTCGACCGCCTGATGGGCAACAACCCCGCCCACCGCTTCGCCTTCATCCAGGAAAACGCGGCAAGGCTCGACGAGGAAGTCATCGACGCCTGA
- a CDS encoding serine hydrolase, whose amino-acid sequence MRHVLTACALLALPVPALGQSAAPTAEVRPDPAFDARVQQLLAILQGSGDYAAFFAPAFVAQVPQPQFAAINAQLAAAHGAPRAVLGARPSSPWDAIVRVRFGDVVALLRLVVDPQPPHQVTGLLFQGFEAQEASIDAVVQAVRALPGQSGFALARLEAKGPKLLASYQPDRPLAIGSAFKLVILAELARSIRAGERKWEDAVTLDGSPLPGGAYATAPKGTQLSYRVLATQMISVSDNSATDILLGALGREKIEAMMPVIGIENAARNRPFLSTLELFKLKGVEKGALGRRFSALDEPGRRAMLAGEVAAAPLAGIDPTLFRDGKPVGIDTLEWFESPADLVRVLDWFRRNLTPELRAILGKNPGVPDVAAARWSWIGYKGGSEPGVMSMHYLLQARDGGWYALSASWNDPAKDVDQMRFGSLIARAVELSGN is encoded by the coding sequence ATGCGCCACGTGCTGACCGCTTGCGCCCTCCTCGCCCTGCCCGTCCCCGCATTGGGCCAGAGCGCCGCGCCAACCGCCGAGGTTCGGCCCGATCCCGCGTTCGATGCGCGCGTCCAGCAATTGCTCGCCATCCTGCAGGGCAGCGGCGACTATGCCGCCTTTTTCGCCCCCGCCTTCGTCGCGCAGGTCCCGCAGCCGCAGTTCGCTGCGATCAACGCCCAATTGGCGGCCGCGCATGGCGCGCCGCGCGCGGTGCTGGGGGCTCGGCCGAGTTCCCCATGGGACGCGATCGTCCGCGTCCGGTTCGGCGATGTCGTCGCGCTGCTCCGCCTGGTGGTCGATCCCCAGCCGCCGCATCAGGTGACCGGGTTGCTCTTCCAGGGCTTCGAGGCGCAGGAGGCGTCGATCGACGCCGTCGTCCAGGCGGTCCGCGCGCTGCCGGGCCAGAGCGGCTTCGCGCTTGCCCGGCTTGAGGCCAAGGGTCCCAAGCTGCTGGCCTCGTACCAACCCGACCGTCCGCTCGCGATCGGCTCGGCGTTCAAGCTGGTGATCCTTGCCGAACTCGCCCGCTCGATCCGCGCCGGCGAGCGGAAATGGGAGGATGCCGTGACGCTCGACGGATCGCCCCTCCCGGGCGGCGCCTATGCGACGGCGCCCAAGGGGACGCAGCTCAGCTACCGCGTGCTCGCCACCCAGATGATCTCGGTCAGTGACAACAGCGCCACCGACATCCTGCTGGGGGCGCTCGGCCGCGAAAAGATCGAGGCGATGATGCCGGTGATCGGCATCGAAAATGCAGCGCGAAACCGCCCGTTTCTCTCCACGCTTGAGCTTTTCAAGCTGAAAGGCGTCGAAAAAGGCGCTTTGGGGCGTCGTTTCAGTGCGCTGGACGAACCTGGCCGCCGGGCGATGCTGGCCGGCGAGGTCGCGGCGGCGCCGCTCGCGGGCATCGATCCGACGCTGTTCCGGGACGGCAAGCCGGTCGGGATCGACACGCTCGAATGGTTCGAATCGCCTGCCGACCTCGTCCGCGTGCTCGACTGGTTCCGCCGCAACCTGACCCCGGAACTACGTGCGATCCTTGGGAAAAATCCCGGCGTGCCCGATGTCGCCGCGGCCCGCTGGTCCTGGATCGGCTACAAGGGCGGGTCCGAACCCGGCGTGATGAGCATGCACTATCTGCTCCAGGCCAGGGACGGCGGCTGGTATGCGCTCAGTGCCAGCTGGAACGATCCCGCCAAGGACGTGGATCAGATGCGGTTCGGATCGCTGATCGCCCGCGCGGTCGAGTTGAGCGGCAACTAG
- a CDS encoding LysR family transcriptional regulator: protein MKRTHLPLNGLRVLDAAARHLSFTRAADELAVTPAAVGQQIRALEDTLGVVLFRRTTKGLELTPEAEAGLIALRAGFLQFEESVRAMQAGQSSKSLTIAAPRDLTAKWLMPKLSEVARRDPELRFMIVPADEALDFTEANLDLAIRWGEGPGEHEGEAIESDGLVTVQRPGGGIDTAIAWTGCLAEDEASLVRVADAGLAIEAAVQGLGRATVPELLARTDIAAGRLETIGEPKPARLGFWFVAPLPQWRQKKVRSIVEALAS, encoded by the coding sequence ATGAAGCGTACCCACCTTCCCCTGAACGGCCTGCGTGTGCTCGATGCCGCCGCTCGGCACCTGTCGTTCACGCGCGCTGCCGACGAATTGGCGGTTACGCCGGCGGCAGTCGGCCAGCAGATCCGCGCGCTGGAGGATACGCTGGGCGTGGTGCTGTTCCGCCGCACCACCAAGGGACTGGAGCTGACCCCCGAGGCCGAGGCGGGGCTTATCGCGTTGCGCGCGGGTTTCCTGCAATTCGAGGAGTCGGTGCGCGCGATGCAGGCGGGGCAGTCGTCCAAGTCTCTGACCATTGCGGCACCTCGCGACCTGACCGCGAAGTGGCTGATGCCCAAGCTTTCGGAGGTCGCGCGGCGCGATCCCGAGCTGCGCTTCATGATCGTTCCGGCGGATGAGGCGCTGGACTTCACCGAGGCGAATCTCGACCTGGCGATCCGCTGGGGCGAGGGGCCGGGCGAGCATGAGGGGGAAGCGATCGAGAGCGACGGGTTGGTGACCGTGCAGCGGCCCGGGGGCGGGATCGATACTGCGATCGCCTGGACGGGGTGCCTGGCCGAGGACGAGGCGTCGCTGGTGCGGGTGGCCGATGCGGGGCTGGCGATCGAGGCGGCGGTGCAGGGGCTGGGCCGGGCGACGGTGCCGGAATTGCTGGCGCGGACGGACATTGCCGCGGGGCGGCTGGAGACGATCGGCGAGCCGAAGCCGGCGCGGCTGGGGTTCTGGTTCGTGGCACCCTTGCCGCAGTGGCGGCAGAAGAAGGTGCGGAGCATCGTCGAGGCGCTGGCGTCGTAG
- the apaG gene encoding Co2+/Mg2+ efflux protein ApaG: MKALFTEEAETSGIVVRVSVSYLPEQSEPARGRWFWAYHIRIENEGAAPVQLLTRHWIITDGRGGRHTVEGEGVVGEQPVIDPGSSFDYVSGCPLSTPTGTMQGSYHMIGADGAAFDVAIPKFALTAPAVTG; the protein is encoded by the coding sequence ATGAAGGCGTTGTTCACGGAAGAGGCGGAGACCAGCGGCATCGTCGTGCGGGTTTCGGTGTCCTATCTCCCGGAACAGTCCGAACCGGCACGCGGGCGCTGGTTCTGGGCCTATCATATCCGCATCGAGAACGAAGGCGCGGCGCCGGTCCAACTGCTCACGCGGCATTGGATCATCACCGATGGACGCGGTGGCCGTCACACGGTGGAGGGCGAAGGCGTCGTCGGCGAGCAGCCGGTGATCGATCCGGGCTCGAGCTTCGACTATGTTTCGGGCTGCCCGTTGTCGACGCCCACCGGCACCATGCAGGGCAGCTACCATATGATCGGTGCGGACGGCGCGGCGTTCGATGTCGCCATTCCCAAGTTCGCGCTGACGGCGCCGGCGGTGACGGGATGA
- a CDS encoding trans-sulfuration enzyme family protein, with protein sequence MKRRTGQDPSITRNWKPATQAVRGGTARSEFGETSEALFLTSGYAYDCAADAAARFAGEQEGMTYSRLQNPTVEMLEQRIALLEGAEACRSMATGMAAMTAALLCQLEQGDHIVAGRAAFGSCRWLTDTLLPKFGIQASIVDARDPQQFQDAVQDNTKLFFFETPANPTMDVVDLEAVCGIARARGIKTVVDNAFATPALQRPMEWGADIVAYSATKMMDGQGRVLAGAVAGTEDFITNTLLPFHRNTGPTLSAFNAWVVLKGLETLDLRIRRQSENALKVGSFLEGRVPKVNFPALPSHPQHALFMRQMAAAGPIFSFEVAVGRSQAHGLLDGLELIDISNNIGDSRSLMTHPSSTTHSGVSEEKRLEMGVTENLLRLNVGLEDPEDLIADLDQALRQVGL encoded by the coding sequence ATGAAGCGCCGCACCGGACAAGACCCGAGCATCACCCGCAACTGGAAGCCAGCCACTCAGGCGGTACGCGGCGGAACGGCGCGCAGCGAATTCGGCGAAACCAGCGAGGCGCTCTTCCTCACCTCGGGCTATGCCTATGACTGCGCTGCCGATGCCGCGGCTCGCTTCGCCGGCGAGCAGGAGGGGATGACCTATTCGCGCCTCCAGAACCCAACGGTGGAGATGCTGGAACAGCGCATCGCCCTTTTGGAAGGCGCCGAGGCATGCCGTTCGATGGCGACCGGCATGGCGGCGATGACCGCCGCCTTGCTGTGCCAATTGGAGCAGGGCGACCACATCGTCGCCGGACGTGCAGCATTCGGTTCGTGCCGCTGGCTCACCGACACATTGCTGCCCAAGTTCGGCATCCAGGCCTCGATCGTCGATGCGCGCGATCCGCAGCAATTCCAGGACGCGGTACAAGACAACACCAAGCTGTTCTTCTTCGAGACTCCGGCCAACCCGACGATGGACGTCGTGGATCTGGAGGCGGTGTGCGGCATCGCCCGTGCGCGCGGTATCAAGACGGTGGTCGACAACGCCTTCGCCACGCCCGCCCTGCAGCGCCCGATGGAATGGGGTGCGGATATCGTCGCTTATTCCGCGACCAAGATGATGGACGGACAGGGACGCGTGCTTGCCGGGGCAGTTGCGGGGACCGAGGACTTCATCACGAACACGCTGCTCCCCTTCCACCGTAACACCGGCCCGACGCTGAGTGCATTCAACGCCTGGGTGGTTCTCAAGGGGCTGGAGACGCTCGATCTGCGCATCCGGCGGCAAAGCGAGAATGCGCTCAAGGTCGGCAGTTTCCTGGAAGGCCGCGTGCCCAAGGTGAACTTCCCAGCACTCCCGAGCCATCCGCAGCACGCGCTGTTCATGCGCCAGATGGCAGCGGCAGGCCCGATCTTTTCGTTCGAGGTCGCGGTCGGACGCAGCCAGGCGCATGGGCTGCTCGACGGGCTGGAACTGATCGACATCTCGAACAACATCGGTGACTCGCGTTCGCTGATGACGCACCCGTCCTCGACCACCCATTCGGGCGTCAGCGAAGAGAAGCGGCTCGAAATGGGCGTTACCGAGAATTTGCTGCGCCTGAACGTCGGGCTGGAGGATCCGGAGGACCTGATCGCCGACCTCGACCAGGCATTGCGACAAGTCGGCCTATGA